A region of Streptomyces sp. NBC_01788 DNA encodes the following proteins:
- a CDS encoding aspartate-semialdehyde dehydrogenase: MRIGIVGATGQVGTVMRGILTERDFPVTELRLFASARSAGSVLDGVTVEDAATADYTGLDIVLFSAGGATSRALAEKVAAQGAVVIDNSSAWRKDPDVPLVVSEVNPHAITDRPKGIIANPNCTTMAAMPVLKPLHAEAGLTALVVATYQAVSGSGVAGVAELHGQTMKVVAEADRLTHDGAAVDFPEPSVYKRPIAFNVLPLAGNLVDDGLNETDEEQKLRNESRKILEIPELKVSGTCVRVPVFTGHSLQVNARFARPIGVERATELLGGAPGVALSDIPTPLQAAGQDPSYVGRIRRDETVDNGLALFISNDNLRKGAALNAVQIAELVAAELKG, translated from the coding sequence GTGAGGATCGGAATCGTCGGAGCCACCGGTCAGGTCGGCACGGTCATGCGCGGGATCCTCACGGAGCGCGACTTCCCGGTCACCGAGCTGCGCCTGTTCGCCTCGGCCCGCTCGGCGGGTTCGGTCCTCGACGGGGTCACGGTGGAGGACGCCGCCACCGCGGACTACACCGGACTGGACATCGTGCTGTTCTCGGCGGGCGGCGCGACCTCCAGGGCGCTGGCGGAGAAGGTCGCCGCGCAGGGCGCCGTGGTGATCGACAACTCCTCGGCGTGGCGCAAGGACCCGGATGTGCCGCTGGTGGTGTCCGAGGTGAACCCGCACGCGATCACCGACCGCCCCAAGGGCATCATCGCCAACCCGAACTGCACGACGATGGCCGCGATGCCGGTTCTCAAGCCGCTGCACGCGGAGGCGGGCCTCACGGCGCTGGTCGTCGCCACCTACCAGGCGGTGTCCGGATCGGGCGTCGCGGGCGTCGCCGAGCTGCACGGCCAGACCATGAAGGTCGTCGCGGAGGCCGACCGGCTGACCCACGACGGCGCGGCCGTGGACTTCCCCGAGCCCTCCGTCTACAAGCGCCCGATCGCCTTCAACGTGCTCCCCCTCGCGGGCAACCTAGTCGACGACGGCCTGAACGAGACCGACGAGGAGCAGAAGCTCCGCAACGAGTCCCGCAAGATCCTGGAGATCCCGGAGCTGAAGGTGTCCGGCACCTGCGTGCGCGTGCCCGTCTTCACCGGCCACTCCCTCCAGGTCAACGCCCGCTTCGCCCGCCCGATCGGCGTGGAGCGTGCGACCGAGCTGCTGGGCGGCGCTCCCGGCGTCGCCCTCTCCGACATCCCGACGCCGCTCCAGGCGGCCGGACAGGACCCGTCCTACGTCGGCCGGATCCGCCGCGACGAAACGGTGGACAACGGCCTGGCCCTGTTCATCTCCAACGACAACCTCCGCAAGGGCGCGGCCCTGAACGCGGTGCAGATCGCGGAGCTGGTGGCGGCGGAGCTCAAGGGCTAG
- a CDS encoding DUF1203 domain-containing protein: protein MTTVSGTTGYSARAIAPAVLARLRERDDAGRPAAPYTDEEGGAPLRCCLRRSEPGERIALVSYAPLRRWAAETGAAPGAYDEQGPVFIHARECAGPAGEGRPFSNAHRVVRRYGADGRILGGRLVGEGAARFDAAFAEAFDDPAVALVHVRAVEYGCFLYEVRRGQ from the coding sequence ATGACGACAGTGAGTGGAACGACGGGATACAGCGCACGTGCCATCGCCCCGGCGGTGCTGGCGCGGCTGCGGGAGCGGGACGACGCCGGACGCCCGGCGGCCCCGTACACCGACGAGGAGGGCGGCGCGCCCCTGCGCTGCTGCCTGCGCAGGAGCGAGCCGGGGGAGCGGATCGCGCTGGTCTCCTACGCCCCGCTGCGGCGCTGGGCGGCGGAGACGGGCGCCGCCCCGGGCGCGTACGACGAGCAGGGGCCGGTCTTCATCCACGCGCGGGAGTGCGCGGGGCCGGCCGGCGAGGGCCGTCCGTTCAGCAACGCCCACCGTGTGGTCCGGCGCTACGGCGCCGACGGGCGCATCCTGGGCGGTCGGCTGGTCGGGGAGGGCGCCGCCCGGTTCGACGCGGCCTTCGCGGAAGCGTTCGACGACCCGGCCGTGGCGCTCGTCCACGTCCGGGCCGTCGAGTACGGCTGCTTCCTCTACGAGGTGCGCAGGGGCCAGTGA